One window of Microtus pennsylvanicus isolate mMicPen1 chromosome X, mMicPen1.hap1, whole genome shotgun sequence genomic DNA carries:
- the LOC142840306 gene encoding melanoma antigen preferentially expressed in tumors-like, with amino-acid sequence MDNKKPNTLLDLAIHQLLRNETATIHALEEIPRDLFVPLFCASFKGVHKSIVKAMVKVWPYTCLHIGTFTVRKPHRELLTAMLEGLQFLPVQNSGSRIPKLRILDLREDSGCKIVCPKIYTKSPACLFSCAHSEHSILKIQSRQSIASSEPEVQPSSLPIELIANISIVSSITLREHEYLTLLLNKVEESSGSLHLCCRDLEIDELDDRRNILNHLDLKCLVSLSVFQGSLVDVNNLLAQVGQLRRFCLSRITCRSLNGKAFRNFVSHLRCMDHLNELNFHSFVLTDHLETALRVLPTSLDFLHLTFCELSYNDFKFLAECSQANHLKLLNITHNPMYWEDCEPFYNILHRISGTSQRLAVNQCVLTDSMVAGVLPALSSCTQLRVLNFSSNPVSMPMLMRLLEHLTPLMELEYVIYPIPVHCYGRWPIQDSLDQQKLANVQARLKRMLREAGRRDMIWFTFPG; translated from the exons ATGGACAACAAGAAACCAAATACACTCCTGGATCTTGCTATACATCAACTCCTGAGAAATGAAACTGCAACCATTCATGCCCTCGAGGAGATCCCAAGAGACCTTTTTGTTCCACTATTCTGTGCTTCCTTCAAGGGTGTGCATAAGAGTATAGTGAAGGCAATGGTGAAGGTTTGGCCCTATACTTGTCTTCATATCGGCACATTTACTGTGCGCAAACCCCATCGTGAACTCCTGACAGCCATGCTGGAAGGTCTTCAATTCCTGCCTGTTCAGAACTCAGGATCTAG gATCCCTAAACTGAGGATCCTAGATTTAAGGGAGGATTCTGGCTGCAAGATCGTCTGCCCCAAGATCTATACTAAGTCACCTGCATGCTTGTTCTCCTGTGCTCACTCAGAGCACTCAATCTTGAAGATTCAGTCCCGGCAGAGTATTGCAAGTTCAGAACCTGAGGTTCAACCTTCTAGTCTTCCCATTGAATTAATAGCGAACATTTCCATTGTTAGTAGTATCACCCTAAGGGAGCATGAATATTTGACTCTGCTTCTGAACAAAGTGGAAGAAAGTTCAGGGTCTTTGCATCTATGCTGCCGAGATTTGGAAATCGATGAATTGGATGATAGGAGAAACATTCTTAACCATCTAGATCTTAAATGTCTAGTCAGCTTATCAGTATTTCAGGGCTCTCTCGTTGATGTCAACAACCTTCTGGCTCAAGTGGGACAGCTGAGAAGattttgtctgtctagaatcaCATGTAGATCTTTGAATGGGAAAGCCTTCCGGAATTTTGTCTCACATCTTAGGTGTATGGACCATCTCAATGaactaaattttcattcttttgtccTCACAGATCATCTGGAAACTGCCCTGCG AGTCCTACCAACCAGTTTGGATTTCTTACATTTAACATTCTGTGAACTCTCTTACAATGATTTCAAGTTTCTAGCTGAGTGCTCTCAAGCCAACCATTTAAAGCTGCTGAATATCACCCATAATCCGATGTACTGGGAAGATTGTGAGCCCTTTTATAACATCTTGCATAGAATCTCTGGCACCTCGCAACGTCTGGCAGTTAATCAGTGCGTTTTAACAGATTCTATGGTTGCTGGTGTACTCCCCGCACTCAGTAGCTGTACCCAGCTCCGAGTGCTCAACTTCTCCTCAAATCCTGTTAGCATGCCCATGCTCATGAGACTCCTTGAGCACTTAACACCGTTGATGGAGCTTGAATACGTGATTTATCCTATCCCTGTGCATTGCTACGGGAGATGGCCCATCCAGGACAGTTTAGATCAGCAGAAACTGGCTAATGTGCAGGCACGATTGAAACGAATGCTACGAGAAGCAGGGCGGAGAGACATGATTTGGTTTACATTCCCTGGATAA